The following proteins are encoded in a genomic region of Diadema setosum chromosome 10, eeDiaSeto1, whole genome shotgun sequence:
- the LOC140234503 gene encoding uncharacterized protein yields MSTAATTRRPRSVSARIGRGLRASWNTTIPLGNSQIHPSESRGYIVDSNFLIPRVRDLESEFQRELGKCLFERTVQFAEEGAATEALPTQRDSNNNVGTPKSNRSVSVHDLSSFSSGAGANRESMRFFDSRRYLNVRPTRCTSALVQKNERFDTYFVRGTLDKYAVANAMGPVTSPHPAIGKDLHRVQIASKDNLRPFSVREAFTDKEKEEAPEEYWKQKAIEEKERQEAEEKARKEAEERARIEAIEREKREREEEKLRLIEEARARKEAEELLAFARAETEVIKAQLSEVEKARDEALTKLETLSTMSTTSKGKGKKGKSSGKGGKGKGKGKGKKGKGDTSDANSDVSSVSRKKAGKTILKSGDTDDNSSTTDSKKVTFKEKLVSTKAISPRGNRAKSPKSGGKKKNFPGSSRSKSGNAKVKGKKKKKKSPEPPPVEEAPPPPVVEEPPPVVGLEEKLPKKPKPIVLDQPPMFCLATDYKTRQQVVEEWLYLRSCSAYPTDMPLE; encoded by the coding sequence ATGTCTACCGCAGCGACGACACGAAGACCCCGGAGCGTCAGTGCGCGTATCGGTAGAGGACTTCGCGCAAGCTGGAATACCACGATACCGCTCGGGAACTCACAGATTCACCCCTCCGAATCCCGGGGATACATAGTTGACTCCAACTTTCTGATCCCGCGCGTGCGCGACCTGGAATCGGAGTTCCAGCGCGAGCTCGGAAAATGTCTGTTCGAGAGAACGGTGCAGTTTGCCGAGGAAGGGGCAGCGACCGAGGCCTTACCGACGCAGAGAGACTCGAACAACAACGTCGGCACCCCGAAGAGCAATCGATCAGTGTCTGTTCACGATTTGAGTTCCTTCAGCTCGGGAGCGGGAGCGAATCGCGAGTCGATGAGATTCTTTGACAGCAGACGATACCTCAATGTCAGACCCACGCGCTGCACGTCCGCACTCGTGCAGAAGAACGAACGATTCGACACGTACTTTGTAAGAGGAACTCTGGATAAGTACGCCGTCGCCAACGCGATGGGTCCGGTGACGTCACCGCACCCCGCGATCGGAAAAGACTTGCATCGTGTGCAGATTGCCAGTAAGGACAACTTGAGACCGTTCTCTGTTCGGGAAGCCTTCACGGacaaagagaaggaggaggcgCCGGAAGAGTATTGGAAGCAGAAGGCCATCGAGGAGAAGGAGAGACAGGAAGCTGAGGAGAAAGCGAGGAAGGAAGCCGAAGAGAGGGCGAGGATTGAGGCCATCGAGCGGGAAAAACGGGAGAGGGAAGAGGAGAAACTTAGGTTGATCGAGGAGGCGAGAGCGCGGAAGGAAGCCGAGGAACTCCTGGCGTTCGCGCGCGCGGAAACGGAAGTGATCAAGGCTCAGCTAAGCGAAGTTGAAAAAGCGCGAGACGAGGCGTTGACGAAATTAGAAACTCTGTCCACAATGTCAACGACTTCCAAAGGTAAGGGGAAGAAAGGAAAATCGAGCGGAAAAGGAGGCAAAGGCAAGGGCAAGGGAAAAGGGAAGAAAGGAAAAGGGGATACCTCGGATGCAAATTCAGACGTCAGTAGCGTGTCCAGGAAAAAGGCGGGAAAGACAATTTTGAAGAGCGGTGACACAGACGACAACTCGAGTACGACTGATAGTAAGAAAGTGACTTTTAAGGAAAAACTTGTCAGTACGAAGGCGATTAGCCCAAGAGGGAATCGGGCCAAGTCGCCGAAGTCTggtgggaaaaagaaaaatttccCGGGGAGTTCGAGGAGCAAAAGCGGCAACGCAAAggtgaaaggaaagaaaaagaagaagaaatcccCGGAACCCCCTCCCGTGGAGGAAGCGCCCCCACCGCCGGTGGTAGAGGAACCGCCTCCTGTCGTAGGTCTGGAGGAAAAACTACCGAAAAAGCCCAAACCCATTGTCTTGGACCAGCCGCCAATGTTTTGCTTAGCCACGGATTACAAGACCCGGCAACAAGTTGTTGAGGAATGGCTCTATCTAAGATCCTGCAGCGCATATCCAACAGATATGCCCCTTGAATGA